Proteins encoded by one window of Ramlibacter tataouinensis:
- a CDS encoding pseudouridine synthase — MPDATGPATTRLNKRMAELGLCSRREADDWIGRGWVRVDGQVAPMGLQVGPQARIEVDPRARGQQQQQVTILLHKPVGYVSGQAEDGYQPAAALVQARSHWSGDRSAHRFAPAQLRGLAPAGRLDIDSTGLLVLTQDGRVARQLIGEDSTIDKEYLVRVSYGEVARDVQAAFPAAQLARLRHGLSLDGRALKPAGVEWQNPEQLRFVLTEGRKRQIRRMCELVGLKVVGLKRVRIGRVRLGELPLGMWRYLGEGETF; from the coding sequence ATGCCCGACGCCACCGGCCCCGCCACCACCCGACTGAACAAGCGCATGGCCGAACTCGGCCTGTGCTCCCGCCGCGAAGCCGACGACTGGATCGGGCGCGGCTGGGTGCGCGTCGATGGCCAGGTCGCGCCGATGGGCCTGCAGGTGGGGCCGCAGGCGCGCATCGAGGTCGACCCGCGCGCGCGCGGCCAGCAGCAGCAGCAGGTCACCATCCTGCTGCACAAGCCGGTGGGCTACGTCAGCGGCCAGGCCGAGGATGGCTACCAGCCGGCGGCCGCGCTGGTGCAGGCGCGCAGCCACTGGAGCGGCGACCGCTCAGCGCACCGCTTCGCGCCGGCGCAGTTGCGCGGCCTGGCGCCGGCCGGCCGGCTCGACATCGACTCGACCGGCCTGCTGGTGCTGACGCAGGACGGCCGCGTGGCGCGCCAGCTGATCGGCGAGGACTCCACCATCGACAAGGAGTACCTGGTGCGCGTGAGCTACGGCGAGGTGGCGCGCGACGTGCAGGCGGCGTTCCCGGCCGCGCAACTGGCGCGCCTGCGCCACGGCCTGTCGCTCGACGGCCGCGCGCTCAAGCCGGCCGGCGTGGAATGGCAGAACCCCGAGCAGCTGCGCTTCGTCCTGACCGAAGGCCGCAAGCGCCAGATCCGGCGCATGTGCGAGCTGGTCGGCTTGAAGGTGGTCGGCCTCAAGCGCGTGCGCATCGGGCGCGTGCGGCTGGGGGAGTTGCCGCTGGGGATGTGGCGGTACTTGGGGGAAGGCGAGACGTTCTGA
- a CDS encoding Crp/Fnr family transcriptional regulator codes for MKADQLPLHQRRRRPTPAELAGIPWLHLLQAPEYERAVSQITVGDARPGDFVCRVGRPVTYWFGVIEGLLKMSTDSEQGQTMTFTGVPPGGWFGEGTALKREDYRYNIQPLRNSVVAGLPVDTFHWLLDHSIGFNRFVMNQLNERLAQFIAALEIDRMASPELRVARSLAALFNPVLYPGVGELLRITQQELAYLVGLSRQRVNEALGELQAQGAIRIEYGGVRILDLEALRSSGRGAPAATR; via the coding sequence ATGAAGGCCGACCAGCTCCCGCTGCACCAGCGCCGCCGGCGCCCCACGCCTGCCGAACTGGCCGGCATTCCCTGGCTGCATCTGCTGCAGGCGCCGGAGTACGAGCGGGCGGTCAGCCAGATCACGGTGGGAGATGCCCGGCCCGGCGATTTCGTCTGCCGCGTCGGCCGCCCGGTGACCTACTGGTTCGGCGTGATCGAGGGCCTGCTGAAGATGAGCACCGACAGCGAGCAGGGCCAGACCATGACCTTCACCGGGGTGCCGCCCGGCGGCTGGTTCGGCGAGGGGACCGCCCTCAAGCGCGAGGACTACCGCTACAACATTCAGCCGCTGCGCAACAGCGTGGTGGCCGGGCTGCCGGTCGACACCTTCCACTGGCTGCTGGACCATTCGATCGGCTTCAACCGCTTCGTGATGAACCAGCTGAACGAGCGGCTCGCGCAGTTCATCGCGGCGCTGGAGATCGACCGCATGGCCAGCCCCGAACTGCGGGTGGCGCGCAGCCTGGCCGCGCTGTTCAACCCGGTGCTGTACCCCGGCGTCGGCGAGCTGCTGCGCATCACGCAGCAGGAACTGGCCTACCTGGTCGGCCTGTCCAGGCAGCGGGTCAACGAGGCGCTGGGCGAGCTGCAGGCGCAGGGCGCCATCCGCATCGAGTACGGCGGCGTGCGCATCCTGGATCTGGAGGCCCTGCGCAGCAGCGGCCGTGGCGCGCCGGCGGCCACCCGATAA